The following are encoded in a window of Clostridium thermarum genomic DNA:
- the dapF gene encoding diaminopimelate epimerase has product MKIDILKCHGSGNDFILIDEISKEYNFTEEDRKCIAVTLCHRDNGVGADGILFVLKSHKCDARMRIFNADGSEPEMCGNGLRCVGRFVLEKLKKERVMIETMKAEYEVKSVEDLYEGVKTVEIAIESITFDVKDLPLIYPQDRLFFGKLDVLSDNLTFSAVSVTNPHLVANVDDIDVEELVEVGNTANNSPDLLPKGVNVNFVKVIDANNIYVKTYERGVGLTKACGTGMTASTVVACIAGKCPLKEEISIFNDGGMIKCIVNKEGEEKYLVQFIGNASYVFDAVIDMDHVLDSFNQSVNYDPYEDERIQYERMYEHTRKIINSLK; this is encoded by the coding sequence ATGAAAATTGATATACTGAAATGCCATGGGTCGGGCAATGACTTTATATTGATAGATGAGATATCTAAGGAATACAATTTCACAGAGGAAGACAGAAAGTGTATCGCAGTTACGCTCTGCCACAGAGATAACGGAGTGGGAGCGGATGGCATATTGTTTGTTCTAAAGAGCCATAAATGTGATGCCAGGATGAGGATATTCAATGCTGACGGGTCTGAGCCGGAAATGTGCGGAAACGGCCTCAGATGCGTAGGCAGATTTGTTTTAGAAAAGCTTAAGAAAGAAAGAGTAATGATAGAAACTATGAAGGCGGAATACGAAGTAAAGAGCGTCGAAGATTTATATGAGGGTGTAAAGACTGTGGAGATTGCCATTGAATCTATAACTTTCGATGTTAAGGACTTACCGCTAATTTATCCCCAAGATAGGCTGTTCTTCGGTAAGTTGGATGTACTCTCTGATAACTTGACCTTTAGTGCTGTAAGCGTCACAAATCCCCACCTTGTTGCCAATGTTGATGACATAGATGTGGAAGAATTGGTTGAGGTTGGTAATACTGCCAATAACTCACCGGATTTATTGCCAAAAGGGGTTAATGTAAACTTTGTTAAAGTCATAGATGCAAATAATATATATGTTAAAACCTATGAAAGAGGCGTTGGCTTAACTAAGGCCTGTGGTACAGGTATGACGGCTTCAACGGTGGTAGCTTGTATTGCCGGTAAGTGTCCACTAAAAGAGGAGATAAGTATCTTCAATGACGGTGGAATGATTAAGTGTATAGTAAATAAAGAGGGAGAAGAGAAGTATCTTGTACAGTTTATAGGTAATGCCTCATATGTATTTGATGCTGTTATAGACATGGATCATGTGCTGGATTCATTTAACCAGTCAGTAAATTATGATCCCTATGAGGATGAACGAATTCAGTATGAAAGAATGTACGAACACACAAGGAAAATAATCAATAGCCTTAAGTAA
- a CDS encoding GH36-type glycosyl hydrolase domain-containing protein — MNKKTVKSWQFISDEGAFSLERPEASSYLYFPLANEAGVMSAITPTLNGDIKSSQNTFLLTPVSAEDLHNNKSSRNFWLYIEGTGAWSVSGSAPGQVACSFQEDSAEKVKLEAGFLWHKLIRENKNIGIKAEVINFAPVENYKTELMMVSITNTGDKVLKITPTAAVPIYGRSADNLRDHRHVTSLLHRISTVENGVVVKPTLSFDERGHKANNVLYSVIGIEDNGDRPAGFFPEVEEFIGEGGSLEWPEAVVCNVEPYAAQGQHFEGYEAIGALRFKAVDLLPGETKAYIMMLSINEEGNEKEISELVDIYGSLEKFNSALERNKAFWKEKIERPAFHTVDKTFDGWMKWINLQPILRRIYGCSFLPHHDYGRGGRGWRDLWQDCLALLIMEPKEVRNLLFNNYGGVRIDGSNATIIGSRPGEFIADRNNIARVWMDHGAWPFLTTKLYLDLSGDLDFLLERQEYFKDRLINRCTEGDTEWSIEQGNKLKMASGDIYKGTILEHILIQNLTPFFNVGMHNNIRLEGADWNDALDMAAEKGESVAFTAFYGSNLLEIAKLVRALKAKKGIESIAVAEEMLLLFDTLDAGANYDSIEYKKNVLKKYFESCKHSISGNTVEISVDKLAEDLEKKGNWIINHVRHQEWIKNGEGYQWFNGYYDNDGNRVEGDHEYGTRMNLTSQVFTAMGGVATDEQVESIIKSADKYLKDSKVGGYRLNTNYHEVKKNLGRLFGFAFGHKENGAMFSHMAIMYGNALYKRGFAKAGYEVINSIYSQCVDFEKSRIYPGVPEYINEKGRGMYHYLTGSASWMLLTVLTETFGVKGDLGDLVIEPKLLASQFDDQGTAGVEALFADRKIKVIYNNSKKLDYGQYRIQAVTINGSEVSCELAGGKAVIKRAVLEALEADKTHEISIQLSM, encoded by the coding sequence ATGAATAAAAAAACAGTTAAGTCATGGCAATTTATTTCTGATGAAGGAGCTTTCTCTTTGGAGAGACCGGAAGCCAGCAGCTATTTATATTTTCCGCTGGCAAATGAAGCAGGGGTGATGTCTGCTATTACTCCAACTTTGAACGGGGATATAAAATCCAGTCAAAATACCTTCTTATTAACACCGGTTTCTGCAGAAGACTTGCACAATAATAAGAGTTCAAGAAACTTCTGGCTATACATCGAAGGAACTGGTGCCTGGTCCGTAAGTGGAAGCGCCCCAGGTCAGGTGGCTTGTTCTTTCCAGGAAGACTCAGCTGAAAAGGTAAAGCTTGAAGCAGGTTTCTTATGGCATAAGCTTATAAGAGAAAATAAAAATATAGGTATAAAGGCTGAGGTAATAAATTTTGCGCCGGTAGAAAACTATAAAACTGAACTTATGATGGTCAGCATAACTAATACCGGTGATAAAGTTTTAAAAATAACTCCAACGGCAGCGGTACCAATATACGGCCGTTCTGCAGATAATTTAAGAGATCACAGACATGTTACCTCATTGCTGCACAGAATTAGTACTGTAGAAAACGGGGTTGTTGTGAAGCCAACCCTTTCCTTCGATGAAAGAGGCCATAAAGCTAATAATGTATTGTATTCCGTTATAGGAATCGAGGACAATGGGGATAGACCGGCAGGTTTCTTCCCGGAAGTTGAGGAATTTATAGGGGAAGGCGGAAGCCTGGAATGGCCGGAAGCAGTGGTTTGCAATGTGGAACCTTACGCTGCTCAAGGACAACACTTTGAAGGTTATGAGGCTATAGGAGCTTTGAGATTTAAAGCTGTTGACCTCTTACCCGGAGAAACTAAGGCCTATATAATGATGCTTTCTATAAATGAAGAAGGAAACGAAAAGGAAATAAGTGAGTTAGTTGATATATATGGAAGCTTAGAAAAATTCAACAGTGCCTTAGAGAGAAACAAGGCCTTTTGGAAAGAAAAAATAGAAAGACCTGCTTTCCATACTGTAGATAAGACCTTTGACGGCTGGATGAAGTGGATTAATCTTCAGCCCATATTAAGACGTATATACGGGTGTTCCTTCTTACCTCACCATGACTACGGCAGAGGGGGGAGAGGCTGGAGAGACCTGTGGCAGGACTGTCTTGCACTGTTAATAATGGAACCTAAAGAGGTTAGAAATCTGCTATTCAACAACTACGGGGGTGTTAGAATAGACGGCAGCAATGCTACAATCATAGGTTCCAGGCCCGGTGAATTTATTGCAGACAGAAATAATATAGCAAGAGTTTGGATGGATCATGGGGCATGGCCGTTCCTTACAACTAAGCTATATCTTGATTTAAGCGGAGATCTGGACTTCCTTCTTGAAAGGCAGGAGTACTTCAAGGACAGACTAATAAACCGATGTACCGAAGGAGACACTGAGTGGTCTATTGAACAGGGCAATAAGCTTAAAATGGCCAGTGGTGACATATATAAGGGTACAATTTTAGAGCATATTCTGATTCAAAACCTTACACCTTTCTTCAATGTGGGCATGCATAACAACATCAGACTGGAAGGTGCGGATTGGAACGACGCTCTTGATATGGCAGCGGAAAAGGGAGAAAGTGTGGCCTTTACTGCATTCTACGGCAGTAACCTCCTGGAAATTGCAAAGCTTGTAAGAGCCTTAAAGGCTAAGAAGGGTATAGAGTCAATTGCTGTTGCTGAAGAGATGCTGCTTCTCTTTGATACTCTGGATGCCGGAGCTAACTATGACTCTATTGAATATAAAAAGAATGTTCTGAAGAAATATTTTGAAAGCTGCAAGCACAGTATATCTGGCAACACTGTAGAAATTTCCGTTGATAAACTTGCTGAAGACCTGGAAAAGAAGGGTAACTGGATAATTAATCATGTAAGACATCAGGAATGGATTAAAAACGGTGAAGGCTATCAGTGGTTTAACGGCTACTACGATAATGATGGAAACAGAGTAGAAGGAGACCATGAATATGGCACCAGAATGAACCTTACTAGCCAGGTATTCACCGCTATGGGAGGCGTTGCCACCGATGAGCAGGTAGAGTCCATAATAAAATCTGCGGATAAATACCTGAAGGATTCAAAGGTTGGAGGCTACAGGTTAAATACCAATTACCATGAAGTAAAGAAGAATCTTGGAAGGTTGTTTGGTTTTGCCTTTGGACATAAGGAAAACGGTGCAATGTTCAGCCATATGGCAATAATGTATGGCAATGCTCTTTACAAGAGAGGTTTTGCAAAGGCTGGTTATGAAGTAATTAACTCAATTTACTCACAGTGTGTTGACTTTGAAAAGAGCAGAATTTATCCAGGAGTACCTGAATATATCAATGAAAAGGGAAGAGGAATGTACCACTACCTCACCGGTTCAGCTAGCTGGATGCTGTTGACAGTGCTTACGGAGACCTTCGGTGTAAAGGGTGATTTAGGGGATCTGGTAATTGAACCTAAGCTTTTGGCAAGTCAATTTGATGACCAGGGCACTGCCGGGGTAGAAGCTCTTTTTGCGGATAGAAAGATCAAGGTAATCTATAATAACAGCAAGAAGCTTGACTATGGTCAGTATAGGATCCAGGCTGTGACAATTAACGGCAGTGAAGTCAGCTGTGAGTTAGCTGGAGGCAAAGCTGTGATAAAGAGAGCGGTTTTAGAGGCACTTGAGGCAGACAAAACTCATGAAATTTCAATCCAATTAAGTATGTAA
- a CDS encoding L-lactate dehydrogenase, protein MRPVKNKVVVVGAGMVGSAVINALLSLELLAEIAVIDMNTKKAEGEALDASHTTSFAYSPNVHVKVGDYSDCADAQIIVITAGPSIKPGESDDRLSLAEKNVSVLKGVMEQITKYTQDAIIIIVTNPVDILTYYAQNHFNYDKSKIIGTGTLLDTARFRRILSEKYLVDTKNVHGYIMGEHGKSAFAAWSIVNIAGIPADKFDAILGSGEPLNREAIVKDARNVGIEIVEYKGYTSSGIAMTVNRLIKAIFLNELSVLPVSTTLEGEYGISNVALSIPCVIGSEGIRRRVEVPITEDEVKQLKNSAESLINVLQHLNIRVL, encoded by the coding sequence ATGAGACCAGTAAAAAATAAAGTTGTTGTGGTTGGGGCAGGAATGGTGGGAAGCGCTGTCATCAATGCCTTGCTTTCTTTGGAGCTGCTGGCTGAGATAGCGGTTATAGATATGAATACAAAGAAGGCAGAGGGTGAGGCCTTAGATGCAAGCCATACCACTTCCTTTGCCTATAGCCCCAACGTCCATGTGAAGGTTGGAGACTATTCAGACTGTGCAGATGCTCAGATCATTGTCATCACAGCAGGACCAAGTATAAAACCCGGTGAAAGTGATGATAGACTATCCTTGGCAGAAAAGAATGTTTCAGTGCTAAAAGGGGTAATGGAGCAAATTACAAAATATACTCAAGACGCCATAATTATTATTGTAACTAATCCTGTGGATATACTGACTTACTATGCCCAGAACCACTTTAACTATGATAAGAGCAAAATCATTGGGACAGGAACACTGCTGGATACTGCCAGATTCAGAAGAATACTGTCTGAGAAATATCTTGTGGATACAAAGAATGTCCATGGATACATTATGGGAGAGCATGGAAAGAGCGCTTTTGCAGCTTGGAGCATAGTTAATATCGCCGGTATTCCTGCAGATAAGTTTGACGCCATACTGGGCAGCGGTGAACCTCTGAACAGGGAAGCCATAGTTAAGGATGCAAGAAATGTTGGAATAGAGATTGTAGAGTACAAGGGTTATACCTCATCGGGAATAGCAATGACCGTAAATAGGCTGATTAAGGCCATTTTCTTAAATGAACTCAGCGTACTGCCGGTATCTACCACACTGGAGGGAGAATACGGTATCAGCAATGTAGCTCTGAGTATTCCCTGTGTCATCGGTAGTGAAGGAATCAGGAGAAGGGTAGAGGTTCCAATTACGGAAGATGAAGTAAAACAGCTTAAGAACAGTGCTGAAAGTCTTATAAATGTACTTCAGCATTTAAATATCAGGGTGTTATAA
- a CDS encoding alpha/beta-type small acid-soluble spore protein, translated as MASNKTGSNRVLVPEAKTGLNRFKAEVASELGLANYEAQDKGNLTSRQNGYVGGTMVKKMVEAYEKNL; from the coding sequence ATGGCATCAAATAAAACTGGAAGTAACAGAGTATTAGTACCAGAAGCAAAGACTGGATTAAACAGATTTAAGGCTGAAGTTGCTAGCGAATTAGGATTAGCTAACTATGAAGCACAGGACAAGGGAAACCTTACTTCAAGACAAAATGGTTATGTAGGCGGAACCATGGTTAAGAAAATGGTTGAAGCTTACGAAAAGAACCTATAA
- a CDS encoding IS1595 family transposase, with the protein MDLLRMFIEALKTLNVSQLINLKEIIFKDDKSMTNEDFIGLIKKYHLEHKACCPLCKNIHIIKNGFTKKGSQRYKCKICKRTFSTFTDTPFSYTKKSLELWGEYIKLMSQATSIRACGHKLGINIATSFQWRHKILKALLAMLKDQLGGIIEIDEVFIAESFKGNHSKSMIFEMDRPSRERGMTLGEYLHSRKVSVLCCRDRKDSLFARAADRCKARYDRVFALLGNKLPKGSTLCTNNNMAYIPLSKRLNCKLYKMRGSFEIKEKKYHIQNVSIFGQEIKIK; encoded by the coding sequence ATGGACTTATTAAGAATGTTTATCGAGGCTTTAAAAACACTAAATGTATCTCAACTTATCAACTTAAAGGAAATAATATTTAAAGACGATAAGTCAATGACTAATGAAGACTTTATTGGGCTTATTAAGAAGTATCATCTAGAGCATAAGGCTTGTTGTCCTCTATGCAAGAACATTCATATTATCAAAAATGGTTTCACGAAAAAAGGAAGTCAGCGGTATAAGTGCAAAATATGTAAAAGAACTTTTTCAACATTTACGGATACGCCATTTAGTTACACAAAAAAATCCTTGGAACTATGGGGAGAATATATTAAGCTAATGAGCCAGGCTACTTCTATTCGAGCCTGTGGCCATAAACTAGGCATAAATATAGCTACATCCTTCCAGTGGAGGCATAAAATATTAAAGGCATTATTAGCAATGCTGAAAGATCAACTAGGTGGAATAATAGAAATAGATGAGGTTTTCATTGCGGAAAGTTTCAAAGGAAATCATTCCAAGAGCATGATCTTTGAAATGGATAGGCCGTCAAGAGAACGGGGCATGACGCTGGGAGAGTATCTTCATAGCAGAAAGGTTTCTGTGCTTTGCTGCAGAGATAGAAAGGATAGCTTGTTTGCAAGGGCTGCAGACCGATGCAAGGCTAGATATGATAGAGTGTTTGCTTTGCTGGGAAATAAGTTGCCTAAAGGCTCAACTCTATGTACAAATAATAATATGGCCTATATTCCCCTGTCCAAAAGGCTTAATTGTAAGCTGTATAAAATGAGAGGCAGTTTTGAAATAAAAGAAAAAAAGTACCATATACAAAATGTTAGTATTTTTGGACAAGAAATAAAAATAAAATAG
- a CDS encoding histidine phosphatase family protein yields the protein MKIGLVRHFKVDIQKNRYMTAADYDKYSRDYDTADVIPNEIVIDEEWDKCYCSSLPRALKTARTIYHGEIIPTDDLREIPSVAIFKLNFRLPYNLWAILNRIAWGRNHTAHPEGRTKTLKRINEIMETIFMQPEKNILIVSHAGTMFEIQKILRRRGFKGRGFIKAKNGKLYVFEKK from the coding sequence ATGAAAATAGGATTAGTTAGGCATTTCAAAGTTGACATTCAAAAGAACAGATACATGACTGCCGCAGACTATGATAAATACAGCAGAGATTATGACACAGCAGATGTAATACCCAACGAAATAGTAATCGATGAAGAGTGGGACAAATGCTACTGCAGCAGCCTGCCAAGGGCTTTAAAAACTGCCAGAACCATTTATCACGGCGAAATAATTCCAACGGATGACCTGAGAGAAATACCTTCAGTAGCAATCTTTAAGTTGAATTTCCGCCTTCCATACAATCTATGGGCCATACTAAATCGGATTGCCTGGGGAAGAAATCATACTGCCCACCCGGAAGGCCGTACAAAAACTTTAAAAAGAATAAATGAAATAATGGAAACCATCTTTATGCAGCCCGAAAAAAATATACTGATAGTAAGCCATGCCGGAACCATGTTTGAAATACAGAAAATCCTGAGAAGGAGGGGCTTTAAAGGCAGGGGCTTCATAAAAGCGAAAAACGGCAAACTCTATGTTTTCGAGAAAAAATAG
- a CDS encoding Lon protease family protein has protein sequence MSNFIEIKAEDLRLDISNIPQFESTEEIEPYDKVIGQKRAAESIDLGLNMESKEYNIYISGKTGTGKTGYIVRKIEEHANSMPTPEDWCYVFNFDNPNNPIAISLKPGTALKFKEDMQAFIKFVEKEVPVYFNSENYDNEKNSIVDKYEKMMVALTKELNSKAKKYGFSVKQASTGEFIFIPLKEDKEMTTEDYDELKEEEKEVLEESVTILRNASFDIIKQTRALNKKMEEELKELDDRISESIISGRLEELLAEYGINEKAIKFLTALKNDIIQNIAHFIEDEDHPKNPEAEKLFLRRYAVNVIVSNETTKGAPVIFADSAQPGLLFGNIEYENKLGNLVTDFTLIKSGYLHKANGGFLIIKAQQLLSYWQSWETLKRCINLQAVSIENSKYNIEVLPISTLNPQEIPLKVKIILLGSNLIYSLLLQHDLDFEKLFKIKAEFDSEIEGDEENTHNLIGFFSNYVTNNKLPHISRAGVIKLLQYSSRLVENRRRYSASMSKVLKIVDMASYFAKVDKSPLIQEAHIKKALDENEQMHGLIRKKVLDMYSSKKYVVELKGVREGQINGLSVANYGDCVIGQQHKITVSTYAGRDGIINIEREAEMSGSIHNKGVLILSGYMGQLVGQHIPISFNASIVFEQLYSGIEGDSASAAELIALLSSLSEVPIKQSLAITGSVNQRGEIQPIGGVNDKIEGYFDICSLFGLDGSHGVIIPISNLDELILKDRVVEAVEKGLFHIYAVRTVEDCLQILLPEEFTEKWENNIMEGIKEKIMSKLRAYNEVLRASRL, from the coding sequence ATGAGTAATTTTATAGAGATAAAAGCTGAGGATTTGAGATTGGACATAAGTAATATACCCCAATTTGAATCCACAGAAGAAATTGAACCCTATGATAAGGTTATAGGGCAGAAGAGGGCCGCAGAATCAATCGATCTCGGCTTGAATATGGAGAGTAAGGAATACAATATTTATATATCAGGAAAGACCGGCACCGGTAAGACAGGGTATATAGTGAGAAAAATAGAGGAACATGCTAATTCTATGCCAACACCGGAGGATTGGTGTTATGTTTTTAATTTTGATAATCCCAATAATCCCATAGCAATATCACTAAAGCCAGGAACGGCACTAAAGTTTAAAGAGGATATGCAGGCATTTATTAAATTTGTAGAAAAGGAAGTGCCAGTATATTTTAACTCCGAGAACTATGATAATGAGAAAAACAGTATCGTAGATAAATATGAAAAAATGATGGTAGCTCTTACAAAGGAACTAAACAGCAAGGCAAAGAAGTACGGCTTCAGTGTGAAACAGGCTTCCACCGGGGAATTTATTTTTATACCACTGAAGGAAGATAAGGAAATGACCACAGAAGACTATGATGAACTGAAGGAAGAGGAAAAGGAGGTATTGGAAGAGTCAGTAACAATACTCAGAAATGCTTCCTTTGACATAATTAAGCAGACAAGAGCCCTGAATAAAAAGATGGAGGAAGAGCTGAAGGAGCTTGATGACAGGATATCAGAGAGTATAATTTCCGGAAGGTTAGAGGAGCTTCTGGCTGAATACGGTATTAATGAGAAGGCTATAAAGTTTCTGACCGCTTTAAAAAATGACATAATACAAAATATAGCTCACTTTATTGAAGATGAGGATCACCCCAAAAATCCTGAAGCAGAAAAGCTATTCTTAAGAAGATATGCGGTAAATGTAATCGTAAGCAATGAAACTACCAAGGGAGCACCGGTAATCTTTGCAGATTCAGCGCAGCCGGGCCTACTTTTTGGAAATATAGAGTATGAAAATAAATTGGGAAATCTTGTGACAGATTTTACCCTGATAAAGTCTGGATATCTTCACAAAGCCAACGGAGGCTTCTTGATCATAAAAGCCCAGCAGCTCTTATCCTACTGGCAGTCCTGGGAGACTTTAAAAAGATGCATAAATCTTCAAGCTGTATCAATTGAAAACTCCAAATATAATATTGAAGTACTGCCTATCTCCACCTTAAATCCTCAGGAAATACCTCTTAAGGTAAAGATAATTCTCCTGGGAAGCAACCTGATATACTCCTTACTGCTGCAGCATGACTTGGACTTTGAAAAGCTGTTTAAAATAAAAGCAGAATTTGACAGCGAAATAGAAGGGGACGAAGAAAATACTCATAACCTTATAGGCTTCTTCAGCAATTATGTCACAAACAATAAGCTTCCGCATATCAGCAGAGCCGGGGTAATAAAGCTCCTTCAGTACTCCAGCAGACTGGTAGAAAACAGAAGGAGATATTCGGCTTCCATGAGTAAAGTATTGAAAATTGTTGACATGGCCAGCTACTTCGCCAAGGTAGATAAGTCTCCTCTGATCCAGGAGGCTCATATAAAGAAGGCCTTGGATGAAAATGAGCAGATGCATGGACTCATCAGGAAAAAGGTCTTGGACATGTACAGCAGCAAAAAATATGTAGTAGAGCTTAAGGGGGTCAGAGAAGGCCAGATAAATGGACTTTCCGTAGCCAATTACGGGGACTGCGTCATTGGTCAGCAGCATAAGATAACCGTATCCACCTATGCTGGCCGAGACGGTATCATCAATATAGAACGTGAAGCTGAAATGAGCGGAAGCATACACAACAAAGGTGTGTTGATACTCTCAGGCTATATGGGCCAACTAGTTGGCCAGCACATACCAATAAGCTTTAATGCCAGCATAGTTTTCGAACAGCTTTACTCCGGTATTGAAGGTGACAGCGCCTCAGCAGCTGAACTGATTGCCCTATTGTCCAGCCTCTCAGAGGTGCCCATCAAGCAGAGCCTAGCCATAACCGGGTCAGTAAATCAGCGCGGCGAAATTCAGCCTATCGGTGGAGTAAATGACAAGATAGAGGGCTATTTTGACATATGCTCTTTATTTGGACTGGATGGGTCTCATGGGGTGATAATACCTATATCAAATTTGGATGAGTTAATCCTAAAGGATAGGGTAGTAGAGGCTGTAGAAAAGGGACTCTTCCATATATATGCCGTAAGAACCGTAGAAGATTGCCTGCAGATATTATTACCTGAAGAGTTTACGGAGAAGTGGGAAAATAACATTATGGAAGGAATTAAAGAAAAAATTATGTCTAAGCTTCGGGCCTACAATGAGGTTCTCAGAGCCTCCCGCCTTTGA
- a CDS encoding amidase domain-containing protein, whose translation MKKSLSALLILFLLVFLLPSSASAQSITSDTDIKTTVEKYFKTYNKILISKDTNDFELLESLFFNPQSNKTLNYELGRIKYLLTSSNLANASYENIESSYKYNSITSLENTITVDLEVTNSIKFSNFNDYQTITTPHKVILTNIEGELYICDDIYNDELKMLYGNDTDFTQPINDLINSSNLTNYTLQSSVSIKEPSVTIEPNAVPGDYYITYNRTNAVWYANYYTDNTGGNDGSSYNNAQFKYFSYGNDCQNFVSQCIWYGFGGRSSSAKDIPMDYYWWADKSSTAPTWYWTYVPYFLDYITANFKNNDYGVQGHATDVSNIQPGDYVYTPSHVLMVVSTDGTYAGTYVSAHTSNRLNVKLSSLYGSTQPSNMKFVHITKVKWNSGLE comes from the coding sequence ATGAAAAAAAGTTTATCTGCCTTACTTATTTTATTTTTATTAGTCTTTTTATTGCCAAGCTCTGCATCTGCACAGAGTATCACAAGTGATACGGACATAAAAACAACTGTAGAGAAATATTTTAAAACTTATAATAAAATTTTAATTAGTAAAGATACAAATGATTTTGAATTACTAGAGTCTTTATTCTTTAATCCTCAGTCAAATAAAACATTAAATTATGAACTTGGAAGAATAAAATATTTATTGACTTCAAGCAACCTTGCTAATGCTTCTTATGAAAATATAGAAAGTAGTTACAAATATAATTCAATTACTTCACTGGAAAATACTATAACTGTTGATTTAGAGGTAACCAATTCAATTAAATTTAGTAATTTTAACGACTATCAAACAATTACAACCCCTCACAAAGTCATCCTAACAAATATCGAAGGTGAATTGTATATTTGTGATGACATATATAACGATGAATTAAAAATGTTATATGGAAATGATACGGATTTTACACAGCCAATTAATGATCTTATAAACAGTAGTAATTTAACTAATTATACATTACAATCCTCAGTGTCAATAAAAGAACCTTCAGTGACAATAGAACCTAACGCTGTTCCTGGCGATTATTACATTACTTATAATAGAACAAATGCAGTATGGTATGCTAATTATTATACAGATAATACAGGCGGAAATGATGGCTCAAGTTACAATAATGCACAGTTTAAATACTTTAGCTATGGAAATGATTGTCAAAATTTTGTTTCACAATGTATTTGGTACGGATTTGGTGGAAGAAGCAGTTCAGCTAAAGACATACCTATGGATTATTACTGGTGGGCTGATAAAAGTAGCACTGCTCCCACATGGTATTGGACATATGTTCCATACTTTCTTGATTATATTACAGCAAATTTCAAAAATAATGATTATGGAGTACAAGGACATGCAACTGATGTATCGAATATTCAACCAGGTGATTATGTATATACACCCAGCCATGTGCTAATGGTGGTTTCTACCGATGGTACTTATGCAGGAACTTATGTTTCAGCACATACATCAAATAGATTAAATGTAAAACTATCATCTCTTTATGGATCAACTCAACCATCAAATATGAAATTTGTTCATATAACAAAAGTTAAATGGAATAGCGGTCTAGAATAG
- a CDS encoding serine hydrolase, which produces MDIRKGSRYRTLILTFFVFSFIVALSYPTGINCRAMVPQKFENITIDDDNNSDVTKALGNELSGEEEAAKLEQWKQKLETDINNYFGQDISKVGIVYYDIDREQKLAVNEEKVFIAASTVKVQMNMIAYDWVREGKLSLDEKLIYDKSKHWEAGTGKLQSQDKSKPLPVQQLLDYSIIYSDNIATRMLMERLGSNKNVRAIANRIAGTNNDTVKNLITAEEEFRLLKILYENRNDPHYAHLIETMKKTQFNDRLSKYLPKEIVAHKTGDYAAYVHDVGIIFTEKPYILVVYTNDLPGLAESKPHEKIAGLSKLIYDAHINK; this is translated from the coding sequence ATGGATATAAGAAAAGGCTCAAGATACAGAACCTTAATTTTGACGTTTTTTGTATTTAGCTTTATAGTGGCACTGAGTTACCCAACCGGTATAAACTGCAGAGCAATGGTACCACAAAAATTTGAAAATATCACGATAGATGATGACAACAACTCAGATGTTACCAAAGCCCTGGGCAATGAATTAAGTGGGGAAGAAGAAGCTGCAAAGCTTGAACAATGGAAGCAGAAGCTGGAAACGGACATTAACAATTATTTTGGACAGGATATCTCTAAAGTTGGCATAGTCTATTATGATATAGACAGAGAGCAAAAGCTTGCTGTCAATGAAGAAAAAGTCTTTATTGCCGCCAGTACGGTCAAGGTTCAAATGAATATGATTGCCTATGATTGGGTCAGAGAGGGGAAGCTCTCTCTGGATGAGAAACTCATATATGATAAGTCAAAACACTGGGAGGCAGGCACAGGAAAACTCCAGAGCCAGGATAAATCAAAGCCCCTTCCTGTTCAACAGCTCTTGGATTATTCCATAATCTATTCTGACAATATAGCCACCAGAATGCTTATGGAAAGACTGGGCTCCAATAAAAATGTCAGAGCCATAGCCAATAGGATAGCCGGAACCAATAATGACACAGTTAAAAACCTAATTACCGCAGAAGAGGAATTCAGGCTCTTGAAAATACTCTATGAAAACAGAAATGATCCCCACTATGCTCATTTAATCGAAACTATGAAAAAAACGCAATTCAATGATAGATTATCCAAATATCTTCCTAAGGAAATAGTGGCACATAAGACTGGGGATTATGCTGCTTATGTTCACGATGTAGGAATAATATTTACTGAAAAACCTTATATATTAGTAGTTTACACCAATGACCTTCCGGGGCTTGCTGAATCTAAGCCTCATGAGAAAATTGCGGGCCTGTCAAAATTGATATATGATGCCCATATAAACAAATAA